A genomic stretch from Tenrec ecaudatus isolate mTenEca1 chromosome X, mTenEca1.hap1, whole genome shotgun sequence includes:
- the LOC142434566 gene encoding dolichyl-diphosphooligosaccharide--protein glycosyltransferase subunit 4-like, which translates to MITDVQLAIFANMLGMSLFLLVVLYHYVAVNNPKEQD; encoded by the coding sequence ATGATCACGGACGTGCAGCTCGCCATCTTCGCCAACATGCTGGGCATGTCGCTCTTCTTGCTTGTCGTTCTCTATCACTACGTGGCCGTCAACAATCCCAAGGAGCAGGACTGA